The Lacerta agilis isolate rLacAgi1 chromosome 5, rLacAgi1.pri, whole genome shotgun sequence genome has a segment encoding these proteins:
- the BORCS7 gene encoding BLOC-1-related complex subunit 7, whose amino-acid sequence MAAPPAASAVDVQARFGHSVKGLLTEKVTSCGTDVIALTKQVLKGSRSAEFLGQAARNMVMQEDAILHSEDSLRKMAIITTHLQYQQEAIQKNVEQSSNLRDQLTHLLK is encoded by the exons ATGGCGGCACCCCCAGCCGCGAGCGCTGTGGACGTTCAGGCTCGATTCGGGCACTCGGTGAAGGGACTGTTGACCGAGAAGGTGACCAGCTGTGGCACGGATGTCATCGCCCTCACCAAACAGGTGCTGAAGGGTTCGCGGAGCGCCGAG TTCTTAGGACAAGCTGCCAGAAACATGGTGATGCAAGAGGATGCCATTCTGCACTCAGAAGAT AGTTTAAGGAAAATGGCCATTATAACTACTCATCTGCAGTACCA GCAAGAAGCTATTCAGAAAAA TGTTGAACAGTCTTCAAATTTGCGCGACCAACTGACTCACCTTCTGAAATGA